The following proteins are co-located in the Chiroxiphia lanceolata isolate bChiLan1 chromosome 7, bChiLan1.pri, whole genome shotgun sequence genome:
- the CAVIN2 gene encoding caveolae-associated protein 2, translating into MGEAAGGSAVPPLPPSEAVGGQVNALTVLALLEKLVSMLEAVEGQQRQMEQRQRGLEGAVRGIQGDLGKLCRSHGATGEAVEKLLEKSRKVCAHTRAVRERLERQCDQVRRLEQHHAQLLRRDRFKVLIFQEENEIPASVFAKEPIPSITEGKEEPVDENKTLEETLHTVELGSDDEMFHEEDDVDDSAEEKTEESRAEKLKRSSLKKVDSLKKAFSRQNIEKKMNKISTKIVSPERREKIKKSLTVHHQKSSSSKSSGFKVSPLAFNTKKGREGEGPAEAEDRPSETASNDQAENEDEMSFADMHSDLTPTTSLTEEGKAVVDSLEQEARMEGKAMMNNNIELSIVEDDDEEYGMPLEVSSQKLYDERNNPFSGEMEQSDEEKAQAAVLQVDHTA; encoded by the exons AtgggggaggcggcgggaggCAGCGCGGTGCCCCCGCTCCCGCCGTCGGAGGCGGTCGGGGGGCAGGTGAACGCTCTGACcgtcctggccctgctggagaAACTCGTCTCGATGCTGGAAGCGGTGGAAGGTCAACAGCGGCAGATGGAGCAGAGGCAGCGGGGTTTGGAAGGGGCGGTGCGGGGCATTCAGGGAGACCTGGGGAAACTGTGCCGCAGCCACGGGGCGACGGGGGAAGCggtggagaagctgctggagaagtCGCGGAAGGTGTGCGCGCACACCCGCGCCGTGCGGGAGCGCCTGGAGCGGCAGTGCGACCAAGTGCGGCGCCTGGAGCAGCACCACGCCCAGCTGCTCCGCCGGGACCGCTTCAAGGTGCTCATCTTCCAG gaggaaaatgagATCCCTGCCAGTGTTTTTGCAAAAGAGCCTATTCCCAGCATtacagaagggaaagaggagcCTGTGGATGAGAACAAAACACTGGAAGAAACCTTGCACACAGTGGAATTGGGTTCAGATGATGAGATGTTTCATGAGGAAGACGATGTGGATGACAgtgcagaggagaaaacagaagaatcaAGAGCTGAGAAACTTAAAAGGTCCAGCCTCAAGAAGGTAGACAGCCTCAAGAAAGCATTTTCCCGCCAAAACATCGAGAAGAAGATGAACAAGATCAGCACAAAGATCGTGTCACCCGAGCGGAGAGAAAAGATCAAGAAATCACTTACTGTACATCATCAGAAGTCCTCTTCTTCAAAGAGTTCGGGTTTCAAAGTATCTCCCCTCGCATTCAACACGAAGAAAGGCCGCGAAGGAGAAGGCCCTGCAGAAGCCGAGGACAGACCATCGGAAACTGCAAGCAACGACCAAGCTGAGAATGAGGATGAAATGTCCTTCGCTGACATGCACTCGGATCTGACACCCACCACCTCGCTGACCGAGGAGGGCAAAGCAGTGGTCGATTCTCTAGAGCAGGAAGCCAGAATGGAAGGGAAAGCCATGATGAACAACAACATCGAGCTGTCCATTgttgaagatgatgatgaagagtATGGGATGCCTCTAGAAGTTTCTAGCCAGAAACTGTATGATGAAAGAAACAACCCATTTAGCGGGGAAATGGAACAATCTGATGAAGAAAAGGCCCAAGCAGCTGTCCTGCAGGTAGACCATACAGCGTAA